A window from bacterium encodes these proteins:
- a CDS encoding DUF2237 domain-containing protein, translating to MARNVLGDELELCSLDPLTGWWRDGCCNTDQNDYGVHTVCVVVTDEFLEFSKSVGNDLSTPMPAHRFPGLKAGDRWCLCAARWVEAKRAGMAPDVVLEATHARTLEWADLAELEAHRAPL from the coding sequence ATGGCGCGCAACGTACTAGGCGATGAGCTCGAGCTCTGCTCGCTCGACCCACTGACCGGGTGGTGGCGGGACGGCTGTTGCAACACCGACCAGAACGATTACGGCGTCCACACGGTGTGCGTGGTGGTGACCGACGAGTTCCTCGAGTTCTCGAAATCGGTGGGCAACGACCTGTCCACCCCTATGCCTGCCCACCGCTTCCCCGGGCTCAAGGCGGGGGACAGATGGTGCCTGTGCGCGGCCCGGTGGGTGGAGGCCAAGCGGGCCGGCATGGCTCCCGACGTGGTGCTTGAGGCCACCCACGCCCGTACCCTGGAGTGGGCCGATCTGGCCGAGCTGGAAGCCCA
- a CDS encoding disulfide bond formation protein B, producing the protein MVLFFSLLSLLALAASLGLVVMMARPGLRATAVRELGGYALPVAVTVAAVSTLGSQYLSEVEGFVPCLLCWVQRGFMYPLVLLLAWAIVRPHRVVQLLVLIMSVGGALTAAYHYGEQQGWWGGSEEFCSAEAPCTFIWVQQFGFMSIPFMAFTGFCLIALLVALHLSRPARTTNR; encoded by the coding sequence GTGGTCCTGTTCTTCTCGCTGCTGAGCCTGCTGGCGCTGGCGGCTTCACTCGGGCTGGTCGTGATGATGGCCCGTCCCGGTCTCAGAGCAACCGCGGTACGCGAGCTGGGCGGCTATGCCCTTCCGGTGGCGGTGACGGTGGCCGCGGTGTCAACCCTCGGCTCGCAGTACCTGTCCGAGGTGGAGGGGTTCGTTCCCTGCCTGCTCTGCTGGGTGCAGCGAGGGTTCATGTACCCGCTGGTGCTGCTCCTGGCCTGGGCGATCGTCAGGCCGCATCGGGTGGTCCAACTGCTGGTCCTGATCATGTCCGTCGGTGGGGCGCTCACCGCCGCCTACCACTACGGAGAGCAGCAGGGATGGTGGGGCGGATCCGAGGAGTTCTGCTCGGCGGAGGCGCCCTGTACCTTCATATGGGTTCAACAATTCGGGTTCATGTCGATACCCTTCATGGCGTTCACCGGTTTCTGCCTCATTGCCCTGCTGGTAGCGCTGCACTTGAGCAGGCCGGCTCGAACCACCAACCGCTAG